In one Pseudodesulfovibrio tunisiensis genomic region, the following are encoded:
- a CDS encoding elongation factor G, with amino-acid sequence MSDLNTQRTYALVGHGGSGKTSVAEMLLYTAGVVNRLGKVEEGSTVLDFEPEEIKRRGSVQPGLASYQWNKNQHYLIDTPGDSNFSGDLSYMLTAADGVVFVIDAVDGVKPLTRKVWAEVHKAGRPSLIVINKMDRDRAEFDPAFESISEALGARPALLYYPIGSKENFKGVVDMLSGKALMFGEDGGVTEADIPADLADIVEPMREAMVENVAESDEELMEKYFEDGELSSEDIIKGLKAGVLSGELVPVVVAAALNNMGGSLILDAVQDLLPSPLDHAVWEGEEGERASSPDAPLAAFVFKTMADSFAGQLTVVRVLSGELSPDSVVLNATKEEKERIGQLLLMQGKEQGTAKEPVGPGAIVTLAKLKNTSTGDTLCAEKNEFKLRKPELAPQLITYALAPAEKGEEDKVYSAVAKLLDEDITLNLSRDEESADILLSGMGQNHIEISVEKAKRRYKVDILLKTPKVPYRETFKTGATEIQGRHKKQSGGRGQFGDCWIHVAPQPHGAGYEFEDKIVGGSIPRQFIPAVDKGVQETARRGVLAGFQVIDFKVTLYDGSFHTVDSSEMAFKVAGSLAFKKAAEKAQMALLEPVMLVTVAVPDSFMGDVIGDLSSRRGKVLGSDSQAGVTEIKAHVPMAEMLKYAPDLNSMTAGQGTFFMEFAQYEECPPQETEKIVAAYKASQEDG; translated from the coding sequence ATGTCGGATCTGAACACGCAGAGAACCTATGCCCTTGTAGGTCACGGCGGAAGCGGCAAGACTTCCGTCGCCGAAATGTTGCTTTACACTGCCGGCGTCGTCAATCGTCTCGGAAAGGTCGAGGAAGGAAGCACCGTTCTCGATTTCGAACCCGAGGAAATCAAGCGTCGCGGCTCCGTGCAACCCGGTCTGGCCAGCTACCAGTGGAACAAGAACCAGCATTATCTGATCGACACTCCGGGCGACTCCAATTTCAGCGGCGATCTTTCCTACATGCTGACCGCCGCGGACGGCGTGGTCTTTGTTATCGATGCCGTGGACGGCGTCAAGCCCCTGACCCGCAAAGTGTGGGCCGAGGTGCACAAGGCCGGACGTCCCTCCCTTATCGTGATCAACAAGATGGACCGTGATCGTGCGGAATTCGATCCCGCGTTCGAATCCATTTCCGAAGCCTTGGGCGCTCGCCCGGCACTTCTTTACTATCCCATCGGCAGCAAGGAAAATTTCAAGGGCGTCGTGGACATGCTGTCCGGCAAGGCCCTGATGTTCGGCGAGGACGGCGGCGTTACCGAAGCCGACATTCCCGCTGATCTCGCGGACATCGTGGAACCTATGCGCGAGGCAATGGTGGAGAATGTTGCCGAGTCCGACGAAGAACTCATGGAAAAATACTTCGAGGACGGCGAACTCTCTTCCGAAGATATCATCAAGGGACTCAAGGCAGGCGTGCTTTCCGGCGAACTGGTGCCTGTTGTCGTGGCTGCGGCCCTGAACAACATGGGCGGCAGTCTCATTCTGGACGCCGTACAGGACCTGCTCCCCAGCCCGCTCGATCACGCCGTGTGGGAAGGCGAGGAGGGCGAACGGGCCAGTTCCCCGGATGCCCCTCTGGCCGCGTTCGTGTTCAAGACAATGGCCGATTCCTTTGCCGGGCAGCTGACGGTTGTCCGCGTGCTTTCCGGCGAACTGTCCCCGGACTCCGTGGTGCTCAATGCCACCAAGGAGGAAAAGGAACGCATCGGTCAGCTCCTGCTCATGCAGGGCAAGGAACAGGGCACGGCCAAGGAGCCCGTTGGTCCGGGCGCCATCGTGACTCTTGCCAAGCTCAAGAATACCTCCACCGGCGATACCCTGTGCGCCGAAAAGAACGAATTCAAGCTCAGGAAGCCGGAACTCGCTCCCCAGCTCATCACCTATGCCTTGGCTCCGGCCGAAAAGGGCGAGGAGGACAAGGTCTATTCCGCCGTGGCCAAGTTGCTGGACGAGGACATTACCCTGAACCTCTCCCGCGATGAGGAATCCGCGGACATCCTGCTTTCCGGCATGGGCCAGAACCACATCGAGATTTCCGTGGAAAAGGCCAAGCGCCGCTACAAGGTGGATATCCTGCTCAAGACTCCCAAGGTTCCGTACCGCGAAACCTTCAAGACCGGAGCCACGGAGATTCAGGGCCGCCACAAGAAGCAGTCCGGCGGACGCGGCCAGTTCGGCGACTGCTGGATTCATGTGGCGCCTCAGCCGCATGGCGCTGGATACGAGTTCGAGGACAAGATCGTGGGCGGTTCCATCCCGCGTCAGTTCATCCCGGCCGTGGACAAGGGCGTTCAGGAAACCGCCCGCCGCGGCGTGCTGGCCGGATTTCAGGTCATCGACTTCAAGGTGACCCTGTATGACGGTTCGTTCCACACCGTGGACTCCTCGGAAATGGCTTTCAAGGTGGCCGGTTCGCTGGCCTTCAAGAAGGCGGCGGAAAAGGCCCAGATGGCGTTGCTCGAGCCGGTCATGCTCGTGACCGTGGCCGTGCCCGATTCCTTCATGGGTGATGTCATCGGCGATCTTTCCAGTCGTCGCGGCAAGGTGCTCGGTTCGGATTCGCAGGCCGGAGTGACCGAGATCAAGGCTCATGTGCCCATGGCCGAGATGCTCAAATATGCTCCGGACCTGAACTCCATGACCGCCGGGCAGGGGACCTTCTTCATGGAGTTTGCCCAGTACGAGGAATGCCCCCCGCAGGAAACCGAAAAGATCGTAGCCGCATACAAGGCCTCTCAGGAAGACGGCTAG
- the thiM gene encoding hydroxyethylthiazole kinase — protein MDMDTFWNDFQLVRTGNPLVLNVTNHVVTNNTANALLAAGASPIMTFSSREVEDLMKISGALVINIGTLNTQDIGLMHAAWSSANAMRVPVVFDPVGAGASTLRTSSSQELLSLYRPDIIRGNASEIMTLAGEAGQAKGVDSSLGADAAVAAARALAQMHSCTTVVSGEVDIVTDGNHVYRVNGGHALMPRVTGLGCTATAICGAFLAVNRNRNEAAVDAMALMAIAGGMAGAMAQGPGSLQMHFYDMLYSLKKSDAERLFSVTRD, from the coding sequence ATGGATATGGATACTTTTTGGAATGATTTTCAGCTTGTCCGGACAGGCAACCCGCTTGTTTTGAATGTGACCAACCATGTGGTGACGAACAATACGGCCAACGCGCTTCTGGCTGCCGGAGCCTCTCCGATCATGACTTTTTCCAGCCGTGAGGTCGAAGATCTGATGAAGATCAGCGGCGCTCTCGTCATCAACATCGGCACGCTGAACACTCAGGATATCGGGCTGATGCATGCGGCCTGGTCTTCCGCCAACGCCATGCGTGTTCCCGTGGTCTTCGATCCGGTCGGGGCGGGAGCTTCCACGCTGCGCACCTCGTCCAGTCAGGAATTGCTCAGCCTGTACAGGCCTGATATCATTCGCGGCAATGCTTCCGAGATCATGACCCTTGCCGGTGAAGCCGGACAGGCCAAGGGGGTGGACAGTTCCCTTGGCGCGGACGCCGCCGTGGCTGCGGCCAGAGCCTTGGCGCAAATGCATTCCTGCACCACGGTCGTGAGTGGCGAAGTGGACATCGTCACGGACGGCAATCACGTGTATCGCGTAAACGGCGGACATGCGCTCATGCCTCGTGTTACCGGCCTCGGCTGCACGGCAACCGCGATCTGCGGTGCATTTCTCGCCGTGAACCGCAACAGGAATGAAGCCGCGGTCGATGCCATGGCACTCATGGCCATTGCCGGGGGCATGGCCGGAGCCATGGCGCAAGGTCCCGGCTCCCTGCAAATGCATTTTTACGACATGTTGTATTCTTTGAAAAAGAGTGACGCGGAGCGGCTGTTTTCCGTGACTCGGGATTAA
- a CDS encoding Fur family transcriptional regulator, whose amino-acid sequence MTNSQEAFSRYLAEKNLKMTPQRRVILDTLQKQDEHLSSEELYALVKRHDPSIGQATVYRTLKLLNEAGIVEPLDFADGVTRYESSYGREHHDHLICEACGRNIEIMDEVIERRQEELAEEHGFTLLRHKMYLYGLCPDCRGKK is encoded by the coding sequence ATGACCAACTCACAAGAAGCCTTCTCCCGGTATCTGGCGGAAAAGAATCTGAAAATGACCCCCCAACGCCGCGTCATTCTGGACACGCTGCAAAAACAGGACGAGCACCTCTCCTCCGAAGAGCTGTACGCACTGGTCAAACGTCATGACCCGTCCATCGGACAGGCCACGGTTTACCGGACGCTCAAGCTCCTTAACGAGGCGGGCATAGTGGAACCGCTCGACTTCGCGGACGGCGTGACTCGCTACGAATCCAGCTATGGTCGCGAGCACCACGATCATCTCATCTGCGAAGCGTGCGGCAGGAACATCGAGATCATGGACGAAGTGATCGAGCGCAGGCAGGAAGAACTCGCCGAGGAACACGGGTTCACCCTGTTGCGGCACAAGATGTACCTGTACGGCCTGTGCCCGGACTGCCGAGGGAAAAAATAG
- a CDS encoding ArdC-like ssDNA-binding domain-containing protein, with amino-acid sequence MSNSMSGTVYRGINLVLLGSDNYADPRFLTLRQVNANG; translated from the coding sequence TTGTCCAATTCCATGTCCGGCACGGTGTATCGCGGCATAAACCTTGTCTTGCTCGGGAGCGACAACTATGCCGATCCCCGTTTTCTGACGCTTCGGCAGGTCAATGCCAACGGCTAA
- a CDS encoding sensor histidine kinase gives MKGLPAKIKQKAHLAVSLILALLFLLFIFQNFEQTQISFLFWTISIPRALLLLSTLLLGVSIGVISMAGKRASKIISPTSTSDHKNLELKKKILEQDNMIAQMQSERVKTNRILEAHETTRMDFLSKENSHEKKQRIAEGKIAKTSHALNDATTFIASLESEVRLLNENIESKKLIDALIQHDLRNTLIASVSLPKSILDDPNLTENQKIVVKFIQDNGKRMLEILDSSLTLYRIEEGTYQKEFATVNLYKTISDVVARISNTLSASKQEVSINCMDPTDQDNDTFLVYGEEFLLFSSFMNLITNASEASPPGKPISITFSRNDYCSIAIRNYGEVPSSIQKTFFNKLVTSGKKFGTGLGTYSAMLMIKAQNGNIELDCSESGMTTVYVTLPKPQN, from the coding sequence ATGAAAGGACTGCCAGCAAAAATCAAGCAGAAAGCCCACCTGGCTGTATCCTTGATACTCGCCTTATTATTCTTGTTGTTCATTTTTCAAAATTTTGAACAAACTCAAATTTCTTTCCTGTTTTGGACAATTTCAATCCCCCGTGCACTACTGCTTCTAAGCACCCTGCTCCTCGGTGTCTCCATAGGTGTTATATCGATGGCAGGAAAACGGGCATCCAAAATAATATCTCCCACTTCAACAAGTGATCACAAAAATTTGGAGCTCAAAAAAAAGATTTTGGAACAAGATAATATGATTGCCCAAATGCAGTCCGAACGAGTTAAAACAAACCGCATCCTCGAAGCACACGAGACAACCCGAATGGATTTCCTCTCAAAAGAGAACTCTCATGAAAAAAAACAACGCATTGCAGAGGGGAAAATAGCCAAGACTAGCCATGCTTTAAATGATGCCACTACATTCATCGCTTCCCTTGAAAGCGAGGTGCGGCTACTCAATGAGAATATCGAGAGCAAAAAACTCATTGATGCATTGATCCAACACGATCTCAGAAACACATTGATTGCTTCCGTATCTCTGCCGAAATCAATCCTTGATGATCCAAACCTAACTGAAAATCAGAAAATAGTTGTGAAGTTCATCCAGGACAACGGAAAAAGAATGCTTGAAATTCTTGATTCAAGTTTGACGCTCTACCGAATAGAGGAAGGGACTTACCAAAAAGAATTTGCCACAGTAAACCTCTACAAAACCATTTCCGACGTGGTCGCCCGGATCAGCAATACCCTCTCGGCCTCCAAACAAGAGGTCTCAATCAATTGCATGGATCCAACAGATCAAGACAACGATACTTTTCTCGTTTATGGAGAAGAGTTTCTTCTCTTCAGCTCCTTCATGAACCTTATAACGAATGCTTCAGAAGCGTCTCCTCCAGGAAAACCCATTTCAATAACTTTCAGCAGGAACGACTACTGCTCCATCGCAATTCGAAATTATGGAGAAGTGCCAAGCAGCATACAAAAAACTTTCTTCAACAAATTGGTTACATCGGGCAAGAAATTTGGAACAGGACTTGGGACATACTCAGCCATGTTGATGATCAAAGCCCAAAACGGCAATATTGAATTGGATTGTTCTGAATCGGGAATGACAACCGTCTATGTCACCCTGCCAAAGCCCCAGAACTAA
- a CDS encoding B12-binding domain-containing radical SAM protein yields MKALLVYPSYPDTFWSFKSVLPFVSKKAAFPPLGLLTVASMLPETWEKRLVDTNVAPLSDADIEWADIVLISAMIVQVPSAKEVVRRAKLFGKTVVAGGPAFRADREEFPEVDHFIVGEAETILPAFLRDYECGTAKPMYECTEHPDLGTTPLPAWQLLNFEDYVSMTLQYSRGCPFDCEFCDIVIMNGRRPRTKKTDRMLRELQSLYDAGWRDSVFIVDDNFIGNLIHVKEFLPKLAKWQKQRNYPFRLMTEASVNMANDTELLRMMSSANFHKVFIGIESPSEESLEECGKKQNVATDFCSAVQAIHQHGMQVMGGFIVGFDSDTSSIFEQQLRFVKNIGVVTAMVGVLNALPHTRLWHRLQAEGRLLDGLSGENTDACVNFVPSMGRETLLEGYKRLLATLYSPREYYARISKFLSSYTPTSKGRIMWHDVKAFMKSMWFIGVVSKARFPYWRLLVKTVFTKPKSFPVVVELAILGLHFERVSHRVMEVSLS; encoded by the coding sequence ATGAAAGCACTTCTTGTTTACCCATCATATCCGGACACGTTTTGGAGTTTCAAAAGCGTCTTGCCATTTGTATCCAAAAAGGCGGCCTTCCCACCGCTTGGTCTGTTGACCGTTGCTTCCATGCTCCCGGAAACGTGGGAGAAGCGTCTTGTTGATACGAATGTTGCTCCGCTTTCGGATGCCGATATCGAATGGGCTGACATTGTCTTGATTAGTGCCATGATCGTTCAAGTCCCCAGCGCGAAGGAGGTCGTCCGGCGCGCGAAGCTTTTTGGCAAGACTGTGGTCGCTGGGGGGCCAGCCTTCAGAGCTGACAGAGAAGAGTTCCCCGAGGTGGATCATTTCATCGTAGGGGAAGCCGAAACAATACTGCCTGCATTTCTTAGGGATTATGAATGTGGCACAGCCAAACCTATGTATGAATGCACTGAGCACCCTGATTTGGGAACAACGCCTCTTCCCGCTTGGCAGTTGTTGAATTTTGAAGATTACGTTTCGATGACCTTGCAGTATTCGCGCGGATGTCCTTTTGATTGTGAGTTCTGTGATATAGTGATTATGAATGGCAGGCGTCCTCGCACAAAAAAAACGGACAGAATGTTGCGAGAATTGCAAAGTTTATATGACGCTGGGTGGAGAGATTCCGTGTTCATCGTTGATGACAACTTCATAGGCAACTTAATCCATGTGAAAGAGTTTCTGCCCAAACTCGCAAAATGGCAGAAACAGCGAAATTACCCTTTTCGGCTCATGACTGAAGCGAGTGTAAATATGGCTAATGATACTGAACTGTTGAGAATGATGAGTTCAGCCAATTTTCATAAGGTTTTCATCGGAATAGAATCTCCATCAGAGGAAAGCTTGGAGGAGTGCGGCAAAAAACAAAATGTAGCCACTGATTTTTGTTCCGCCGTTCAAGCTATTCACCAACATGGGATGCAGGTTATGGGCGGCTTCATAGTAGGATTTGACAGCGATACATCATCAATATTTGAACAGCAGCTTCGTTTTGTCAAAAACATTGGCGTGGTGACGGCAATGGTCGGCGTGCTCAATGCCTTGCCGCATACAAGGCTTTGGCATCGTCTTCAGGCGGAAGGACGGTTGCTTGACGGGTTGAGCGGCGAGAATACTGATGCTTGTGTGAATTTTGTCCCTTCGATGGGGCGCGAAACGCTTCTTGAAGGATACAAGCGGCTTCTGGCAACCTTGTATTCTCCCAGAGAATATTATGCTCGGATCAGCAAATTCCTGTCTTCCTATACGCCGACATCAAAAGGAAGGATCATGTGGCATGATGTCAAGGCATTCATGAAAAGCATGTGGTTCATTGGAGTGGTTTCCAAAGCTCGTTTCCCGTATTGGAGGCTTTTGGTGAAGACAGTTTTTACCAAGCCAAAATCCTTCCCCGTCGTAGTGGAACTCGCAATTCTTGGATTGCATTTTGAACGTGTATCTCATCGTGTGATGGAAGTTTCGTTATCATAG
- a CDS encoding DEAD/DEAH box helicase, producing MTFTDFSFDQRIDAGINSCGYDTPTPIQQKVIPLILHGYDVMGLAQTGTGKTAAFALPILQKLLSAPSSQRGPRVLVLAPTRELAIQINDSFNSLAGHADIRTGVVIGGVGMGPQIKAFDSSQVIVACPGRLVRLIEKGVLDFRAIETLVLDEADRMLDMGFMPDIKRILAKLPAKRQNLLFSATMPKSILAFAKRILVNPKMVRINANSSVSSVKHFFYKTQSSKKNKLLDDILSRSEHQSMLIFTRTKHKAKNLSRQLANSGYDSTFLQGNMSQSQREKALTGFRDGRYSIMVATDIVARGIDCDRITHVVNYDMPNTVETYTHRIGRTGRAGRSGSAISLVTQDDIPQLRAIERGMNLSIEQNSICGYEASEKCGGRLAENAAHSHGKNEGRRRRRKSRQATPSAA from the coding sequence ATGACCTTTACAGATTTTTCTTTTGACCAACGTATTGACGCTGGCATCAATTCCTGTGGCTATGACACCCCGACTCCGATTCAACAAAAAGTCATCCCGTTAATTCTACATGGGTATGACGTCATGGGGTTGGCACAGACTGGCACTGGAAAGACTGCCGCTTTTGCTTTGCCCATTCTTCAGAAGCTTCTTTCCGCTCCTTCCTCCCAACGGGGGCCGCGTGTACTCGTGTTGGCTCCCACGCGAGAACTGGCAATTCAGATCAATGACAGTTTCAACTCATTGGCTGGACATGCCGATATTCGCACAGGCGTTGTTATCGGTGGCGTCGGGATGGGCCCGCAGATAAAAGCGTTTGATTCGTCACAAGTCATCGTCGCATGCCCCGGGCGGCTTGTCAGACTGATTGAGAAAGGAGTGCTTGATTTCAGAGCCATTGAAACGCTTGTTCTTGATGAGGCCGATCGGATGCTGGACATGGGGTTCATGCCGGACATCAAGCGAATTCTCGCCAAGCTTCCCGCCAAAAGGCAAAATCTCCTTTTTTCTGCCACCATGCCCAAGTCCATTCTTGCTTTTGCAAAGCGGATACTGGTCAATCCGAAGATGGTTCGGATCAATGCAAATTCGTCGGTTTCAAGTGTGAAGCATTTTTTCTACAAGACTCAAAGCAGCAAGAAAAACAAATTGCTGGATGACATACTTTCCCGTTCAGAGCATCAAAGCATGCTTATATTCACTCGCACTAAACACAAAGCCAAAAATCTGTCACGACAGTTGGCAAACAGTGGGTACGACTCCACCTTTTTGCAAGGCAACATGAGCCAGAGCCAGCGCGAAAAAGCGTTAACCGGGTTTCGTGATGGGCGATATTCCATCATGGTGGCCACGGATATTGTTGCACGTGGCATCGATTGCGACCGAATTACTCATGTCGTCAATTACGACATGCCAAATACGGTTGAAACGTATACACACCGAATAGGCAGAACGGGCAGGGCAGGACGATCTGGCAGCGCCATCAGCTTGGTTACCCAGGATGACATTCCTCAGTTGCGGGCCATTGAAAGGGGTATGAATCTCTCAATCGAGCAGAATTCCATTTGTGGTTATGAGGCATCGGAAAAATGCGGTGGAAGGTTGGCAGAAAATGCTGCTCATTCTCATGGGAAAAATGAGGGGCGGAGGCGGCGGCGAAAGTCGAGACAGGCAACGCCGTCTGCTGCCTAG